One Candidatus Atelocyanobacterium thalassa isolate ALOHA genomic window, TAGCTGCAGATTTATCTATTGACAGTATTTTTGCTTTAGGTTGGGGAAGTGTTTTCACAGTCCTTAGCTTGATGTGGATAGTAAGGCCTATTAGCGTAATTCTTTGCACCATTAATAGCGATCTAAGCTGGAGACAAAAATTTTTTCTTGGATGGATAGCTCCAAGAGGAATTGTTTCAGCTTCAATTGCATCTTTATTCGCAATTTTATTAACCCAACAAGGTATTAATGGTGGAGATTCAATTAAAGCTCTGGTATTTTTAACTATTATGATGACAGTCTTTATCCAGGGCTTATCTGCTCGCTGGGTAGCAAAAGGGTTAAAAATTACTGCGGTTGAAGCTAAAGGAGCTGTTATTGTTGGTTGTAATTCTTTAGGAAGACTAATGGGAAGACTCTTTACACAAAGAGGAGAATCAGTTGTTTTAATTGATACTGATCCAGAAGCATGTAATCAGGCTCAATCTGAAGGTTTATCAGTATTTCAAAGTAGCGCTTTAGATCCTAATGTTTTAGAAGAGGCTGGAATTGGTTCAATGGGGACTTTTATGGCTTTAACCAGTAATGGTCAAGTAAATTTAGTCTTAGCTCAACGTGCTGTTGAAGAATTCAAACCCCCTAGAGTATTTGCTATCTTTCCTAGTAACTCTGATAGAGATCAAGCTTCACATAAAACAAAAATAATCCGAGCTTTTATAGATCAACAATTAATTAAAATTTGGAATCAATATCTTATTGAAGGACAATTTAAGTTAGGAATTACTCATTTTCAAGAGTCAGGGTTGCTCCCAAAGCAAGCTCATTTTCTCACTTTAATTAAAGAAGGTGAGATTTTACCCCTCTTAATTAAGAGAAAAGGTAACTTGCAAATAGTTCAGGCTTCTCAAAACTGGCAAATTGGAGATGAAATTATTTATCTTTTGCATGATCCTCGTCCAAAATTATTAAAACATCTTTCAGAGAAAGTGAAAGTATCTAAAGAATTAATAATGGAATTTCTACCAGAAGTTGAAGAAGTCCCTTCCCCTGATTTGACAAGCCAAGTATTGCCAGATTCATCTACAGAAGTAATTGAGAATTAGTATTAATAATAATATTGAGCTATCTATATTAACTTGGACAAGATGCTGTAAGATTACTATTAAAATACTAAAGTTAATAATATAATTATGGATATTAAATTAATTCTAATTATTCTTACCACTCTTTTTACTGTATCGTGTCTGTTTTTTGGAACTAAAAATGGTTTTTATGATTCTGATGACTACAAAGGTAATGGAACAGCTCATTGATTAATTTTACTTAAGTAAAATTAATAGTGCTATTGGTCAGTACGCTCTATGTACTGACCAATTTTTATGTCTTTTCTAGTTTAATTCGAGGATCAACCATAACAAGTAGTAAATCTGCTAATAGATTACCAATAATTAACATTACTGCACTCATAGTAAGGCTACCCATGACTAGGTATAAATCTTGCGCAGTAACTGCCTGCAAAATCAAACGTCCCAGTCCCGGCCAGTTAAAGAAAAATTCGGCTATGAACGCTCCTCCCAATAAATTTGCAAATTCGAATCCTAACAAAGTAACCAAAGGATTAATTGCATTACGTAGTGCATGATTGTATATTACTTTTTCTTCAGAAAGACCTTTTGCCCTAGCAGTAACTATATAACTTTTTTGCATAACATCTAGCATCTGCCCTCTCGTCAATCTCATCAATCCAGCAAAACCAATAATACTTAAAGTAATTGTAGGTAGTATCATATGCCACCCTACATCTAATGTTTTACCAATAAATGATAAGTCATCATGATTTAAACTAGTCATGTTCCCAACTGGTAAAAGAGGAGATGTATATTGAGCAATGATTAAAATAATTAAGGCTGCAATAAATCTGGGAAAGCCTTGTCCAAAATAGCTAATTATCCTTAATAACTTATCTATCCAGGTGTTTTGTTTTACTGCACTTAAAATTCCCAGAGGTATAGCAATTAACCATGTTAAAGTTATGGAAAAAATAGAGAGGAGTAATGTTGCCGGTATCCTTTCTGCCAACAAAGATGATACGGAACGGTTATAAACAAAGCTTTCTCCAAAATCTAGATGAGTTGTAACCTGTGTTAGCCATTTCCAATACTGTATATAAAATGGTTTATCAAGACCGAAACGAATATTTAATTCTTGAATTATTTCTCGTGATATTTTAGGGTTTTGTCTTAAGGTATCTAGATAATCTCCTGGAGCAATTTGAATGATAATAAAGCTTAGTATTGAAGTTAATAATATAGTTAAAAGACCCTGGAAAAGCCTCTTTGAGATATAAAACACCATTTTAATATAAATTAGAGGATTACATTAAGTGAGATTAAAATAACTAGATATTAGTATTTAACTAAACTAATAATAGGAACATTAGGTAACTTTTCCCTTCCTTTTAGAGCTTCTAGCTCAATAATAAAAGCAAAACCTAAAACATTACAACCAATTTTTTTTAGCAACTCTACTGTTGCTTCTGCTGTACCACCTGTGGCTAATAAGTCATCTACGATCACAACATTATGAAAACTTTGCAAAGCATCCTGATGAATTTCTAGAGTATCTACACCATACTCTAAATCGTATTGAACTTTATAAACTGGCCTAGGAAGCTTCCCAGGTTTTCTAACAGGTATGAAGCCTGAATTTAGTTGATAAGCTAGCGGAGCTCCAAAAATAAATCCTCGTGATTCCATTCCAATTACATAATCAGGCGATAAACTAGATTTTCGACACTCATCAGTTAGCAAATTTATCGTATATTGAAATCCTTTTGAATCATTTAATAAAGTTGTAATATCACGAAATACTATACCAGGCTTGGGAAAATCAGGAATGTCACGAATTAACTCTTTGAGGTCCATCAATTCTCTCTTAATAATTATTTTGGTTAATAATTATATACTAATCTTTATCTGCTATTTATGATTATAGTTACTTATTTATAATTGTTAAACTTTTATCTTGCGTAAAAAATATTTACAAATTTGATTTACAACTTGATAAATAGAAACTAGCCAAGAAGTACCAATCTAATACAACCAGTAAGATATTAGAAGTTAAATATTTTTGTATATTTATATACCTAGTTATTTTTATCAGCATGATAGGTACCTAGAATATTTAAATTTATATCAAAGTGCTGTCAAAAGTCAGATAATTTTTAAAAATTATTTGATACTTAAAGATAGAAAAAAAAATTTAAATTTCAGCTAAAAATGACTTTTTTAAATATATTTTCTAATTTATAACTTTTTTTAATGCTTTAAAAGTATTTTGCATCATTTTACTCTTTAAAGATAGCAATATCTTCAAATTTCAATCTATAAAATGTTATATTTTTAAAATTATATAAATTTTTTTACTAAATTAAGCTATTTTGACTATTGACTTTTTCTTCGATTAAGAATTACTTTAGTTTGTAGCAGCAAAGGCTGATTCAAATTTGATTGTCGAGAGGTAAAGTATGGGCGTTATTGAAACTGTACCCAGTGTTGTATTTAAAACCCGTGTTCGTGATGAATCTGTTCCTGGACCAAATCCTTATCGTTGGCAAGATCTAACTACTGAAGAGATTTTTAAAGGTAAGAAAGTTGTTGTTTTCTCTTTGCCTGGTGCATTTACTCCAACTTGTTCGTCTAATCATCTACCTCGCTACGAAGAATTATACAATGAGTTTAAAGCATCAGGAGTAGACACTATTATTTGTTTATCAGTTAATGATGCTTTTGTTATGTTTCAGTGGGGTAAGCAGCAAGAAGCGAAAAACGTTTTTCTACTGCCTGATGGAAGTGGTGAATTTACTCGCAAGATGGGCATGTTAGTTGATAAATCTAACCTTGGCTTTGGGATGCGCTCTTGGCGTTATTCTATGCTAGTTGACAACTGTAAAGTCGAAAAGATTTTTGTTGAATCTGGTTTTAGTGATAATTGTCCTAGTGATCCTTTTGAGGTATCTGATGCTGATACTATGCTAGCTTATCTCAAAGGAGATAAACCTTCAGGTGTCTCTAAACCAGTAAAAGCCTTTATTGGCTAGTCTCAAAAAAATA contains:
- a CDS encoding peroxiredoxin, with protein sequence MGVIETVPSVVFKTRVRDESVPGPNPYRWQDLTTEEIFKGKKVVVFSLPGAFTPTCSSNHLPRYEELYNEFKASGVDTIICLSVNDAFVMFQWGKQQEAKNVFLLPDGSGEFTRKMGMLVDKSNLGFGMRSWRYSMLVDNCKVEKIFVESGFSDNCPSDPFEVSDADTMLAYLKGDKPSGVSKPVKAFIG
- a CDS encoding cation:proton antiporter: MELSFELTLQIVIAVLAGISAQVIAEFFRVPSIVFLLLFGMLLGADGFNFLHPHGLGVGLEVLVALSVAIILFEGGLNLELRDLGRVSGSLRNLVTFGTLITLVGGGISAHWFAEFPWSIAFLYASLVVVTGPTVISPLLKQVEVERKVATLLESEGVLIDPVGAILAVVVFDTILNSNASPLEIISGLLLRFGIGAIIGGISGATLGFILKNTSFLSEDLRNLVVLAGVWGLFGLAQLSRSESGLMATVVAGVVLRASSIPDERLLRRFKGQLTVLCVSVLFILLAADLSIDSIFALGWGSVFTVLSLMWIVRPISVILCTINSDLSWRQKFFLGWIAPRGIVSASIASLFAILLTQQGINGGDSIKALVFLTIMMTVFIQGLSARWVAKGLKITAVEAKGAVIVGCNSLGRLMGRLFTQRGESVVLIDTDPEACNQAQSEGLSVFQSSALDPNVLEEAGIGSMGTFMALTSNGQVNLVLAQRAVEEFKPPRVFAIFPSNSDRDQASHKTKIIRAFIDQQLIKIWNQYLIEGQFKLGITHFQESGLLPKQAHFLTLIKEGEILPLLIKRKGNLQIVQASQNWQIGDEIIYLLHDPRPKLLKHLSEKVKVSKELIMEFLPEVEEVPSPDLTSQVLPDSSTEVIEN
- a CDS encoding adenine phosphoribosyltransferase: MDLKELIRDIPDFPKPGIVFRDITTLLNDSKGFQYTINLLTDECRKSSLSPDYVIGMESRGFIFGAPLAYQLNSGFIPVRKPGKLPRPVYKVQYDLEYGVDTLEIHQDALQSFHNVVIVDDLLATGGTAEATVELLKKIGCNVLGFAFIIELEALKGREKLPNVPIISLVKY
- a CDS encoding ABC transporter permease, whose translation is MVFYISKRLFQGLLTILLTSILSFIIIQIAPGDYLDTLRQNPKISREIIQELNIRFGLDKPFYIQYWKWLTQVTTHLDFGESFVYNRSVSSLLAERIPATLLLSIFSITLTWLIAIPLGILSAVKQNTWIDKLLRIISYFGQGFPRFIAALIILIIAQYTSPLLPVGNMTSLNHDDLSFIGKTLDVGWHMILPTITLSIIGFAGLMRLTRGQMLDVMQKSYIVTARAKGLSEEKVIYNHALRNAINPLVTLLGFEFANLLGGAFIAEFFFNWPGLGRLILQAVTAQDLYLVMGSLTMSAVMLIIGNLLADLLLVMVDPRIKLEKT